Genomic segment of Mastomys coucha isolate ucsf_1 unplaced genomic scaffold, UCSF_Mcou_1 pScaffold5, whole genome shotgun sequence:
CTATTGCTACTGTTTTATAACAATTGTGATCTAAGACTCATGAggggatatttaaaaataatactaatgaGTGTGGTTGGTCTCTTTTCAATATTCAGGTACTTGGTTATGGAATTAATGGATGCTAACTTATGTCAGGTTATTCATATGGAGCTGGACCATGAAAGAATGTCATACCTTCTCTACCAGATGCTTTGTGGCATTAAGCATCTGCATTCAGCTGGTATAATTCATAGAGTAAGTAAtcatataactttatttttaaaataatcatcatTTGGTCATCAGTCATCTACTTATAAAAGAACTTAATACTTTGATGTGtgaaagagtatgtgtgtgtgtgtggtatatgtgcacatgtgtgagaacACACTTATTCGTGTATGTTTAAAGGCCAGAGGATGAGACCAGGTGTTCAGTTTTGgccttatttccttgagacaggaacTTGAACCTGGAGGGAGGCTGGTGGCCAGCAAACCCTAGTGATTCTCCTAACTCTCCCTCTCTGAAATCCACAGCACTGGTTTCCAGTTACATGTGTAAGCAtacttggctttttacatggcCACTGGAGGTTTGAACTCAGAGCCGGTACTTGAGCTTACTCACACattcatctcctcagccccaagaatgtatttttctttttcttctttttaacgtTTGGTACTTTGAGAATCCAGGTTAAGCTATGGAATCATACTGTGTACAAAACACTGTTCAGATCAACTGTGTTGCCCAAGCCCCATGGACTTCAGGCACTGTAAACACAGAGGTAGGGGCCACTCTTCTGCAGAACAGTCTTGGTTTTCTGGTTTAGCTTTTCAGTTTGTggtaatgttttgttgttgttgttgttgtttgtttgtttgttttgtttagttttgttctgtgtagcccgggctgtcctggcactcactctgtagaccaggctgacctcaaactcagtgatcctcctccctctgatgcctgagtgctgggattaaaggtgtggagcACCATTACCTGGCCACTTTGCAGtaacttaaaacttaaaagagTTTCAACTTTTCACTTTGCAGTATCTTAAAACTCAGAGAAAAATAGCAAGAGTAAGCAAGAACACCAAAATACCAACGACCCCAAGTCAAAGCATTGTTAATATTCTTGCCATATTTGAAACTCCCTTTTTAATGAGCAAGGAAATTCGAGACAGGAGAAAGCCAGTGGTCAGGGAACATAATGGTGTTGTCACTATCAGATTTAAAATGCAAAGACCAGAGAGAGATAATGTGATTGACACATTCTGGGCTGCTTTCATAAGttttcaggctgtaaaactctgtACCACTGTGTAAACAGAACATCatgacagttttaaaaatacCCAGGGGCTGGAATCAGAGGCTAAGGAGGGgttgctgctcctccagaggatctgagtttggttctcagaacccaGGTCAAATGGTTCACAAGTGCCTGCTCCGGAGGATCTGACACCCACACCCAGCTCCTCACATGtatatattactaaatataattttaaaaaatactcaacaTGTTACACGAGACAAAGAGCAGATTTCCCTGGGAACGTTACAGCTTTCTCTGAACTGCTTCCTTGCTGATTTTGCCTGGATTGTCTCCAGAGTTTTTGCTTCAATAGTTCCCTTCTGCAGGGAAGAATACGGTGAAATACAGTGAAGCCTGTTGATACAGGGCACTGGGCACTGGGTGGGATTCTTTCTGATCGGTTAGGTGCTAAGAAAGGTTGGGTCTAGCACAAGCCACTGAACCAAGGCTTCCCAGGGTGTACCCATTCCCATCCTCGTACAACTAAGACctgatcctccctccctcccagactGTATCCAAAGGCCTGTGCTGGCTTTTATATTCTATGGCCCACACATAACCAAGTTGTTTTTCAAAGTGTAGTCTTTGCTGCCACCAAATGGTCATTTCAAGCAATAGACCTTCTGATGGCAAAGTTCACTTTTAAATAGTAACTAAGATTCCTAATGAACCATTCTATTTCTAAAAATTCCCCCAGACCTCCAAATAACTGAGGctcctttttagttttatttaagacACTGAGTTTTCCATCAACAATATGGTGCTTATTTTCTTCCATCATGCAGAAGGCTTTTCaaaggtatatttatttttattttataggtatggatgttttatctgcatttatgtatatgtactacaTGCATGAATGGAGGTCAGGAAAAAGCATCAAATCCTCTGGAATTAGAGTtccagatggttgcgagccaccatgagagtgttgggaactgaaacaaggtcctctggaagagcagccagtgcccttaacccctgagccttctctccagcccagcccctcTGCCTGAAGGCATTCTTATTGTCTCTTAAATATATTGCTTCTTGTGTGCTGCTGAGATGGAACCTAGGACGATGTTCATATGAGATAGTGCTTTACTACTGACCGATGGTCATCAGCCTTATAAATACACGTTTAATGAAATGTATGCTTTATGATGATTTCCGAGACTTACAAGCTATATTAATTTTTGAgtagaaaatgttttctcttacttGGAGCCAGAGGTGAGGGCAGGAGAATGTCCCCTAGTTCCTGGAAACTTCATGGGGCTATGGCATGTACTTGCCTTTTGTGGAATGTTTGGTCCTTTAGCCTAGGAACAATGCTGCTGCCCACAAGCAGGTGAGAGAGAGCCCAAAGTAGTGTATGCTTTGCTTAGCATAGTGTTTAGAATCCATGATGATCTGAGAAAATGTTGTGTATCCACCGTGTTCCCTGCCTAGCACCCCGTCTTACTGGTTCCTTCTAGGTCCCTTGCACACTCTTACCTCACACACTCACATCTGTGTCTCCTTGAGAAAGGTGTGAGCACTGTCACTGAGAAGTTCCAGACAACCCACAGGTACATCAAACTGGATGACGGGCCTCTCTCTGTAGGTGAGCCTCCGCATGGCAGTGTAAGCAGAAATGGCCCCTTTTAAACAGCACCTCACAAACAACCCACAGGTACATCAAACTGGATGACGGGCCTCTGTAAGTGAGGAGCCCAAGTGAGCCTCTGCAAGGCAGTGTAAGCAGCAATGGCCCCCTTTAAACAGCACCtcacagagagaaacataccTTCAATTTTGCTGTTACTCTTATTTGTCACACCTGTAATGGAGAACTTGGGATGATAAGGGTCATAAGTTCAAGAACAGCTTGAGCCAtaaagcaagactctgtctcGAAGAAACAAAATGGTTtcacaataaacaaaaattttaattattcaaaagTGTTAGAGTGAAACAGGACAAAAGGTAAAGTTTTATCCCTTGCTCTTACCACTTTTACTTTATATAATTCACAAAATTGGGAAAAATGAAAGCCTCCCTCAGCCCTGCAGCCACCTGGAGATGGCCCATAGTAGCAGGCTGCTGCCCTCCTTCCAGCTTTGCACAGATGCTTCTGTGGTCACCTGCGCCAgtgctagccagccagcctgcctgcAGAGTGTCTGTCCCTGACAGTTTCAAAGTCGGaatcctctctacctctctattgAACTGTGTAACTTGCTAAAtaaatgggttgatttgcatttgtATTCATCAAGGATCAAATGGTTGCATAAATGTTTATGAAACCTGCATTCCCTCTTCTTGCTCCTATTTCTGTCTCCTTTAGAGTCAAACTTTgaatttagtttttgttatttagaATGTTATTGTTGctagttttggtttttggttttgctttttgtatgtGGTGACAGGGATAAAACTAGAGCCTTgtgcgtgctaggcaagcactccccCACTGGGCTGCGACATAAGATACTGATGTTATTCCTtgtccacaaacccagccctctTCCCTGTGactctcctcccctgccctcccatGTGAGTTATAATATAGCTCTGTTTGGTCAGGGTTGTGATTTACATCCTCATAAACATATGAAAGTTTCTCACAGCTGTGACTACCACATCTGGTTGCAGTTACTGTTGTGGTTTGGTGTAGATGGCGAAGCAAAGTAGTGTGGACTTCAGCTGGCGTGAGAAGCCATGCACAGGTGTGCGCAGTAGATGGAGTTTTCCCAGGTCTGTGTTAACGCGCCATCTTCACCCTAACCTCTGAGGGGATTTGGATCAGACTCTATTTACTACCCAGCCTTCACCAAGTGGAGGAGGTATAGTGATGTTTAGGCTCTTCCCACTCAGCATACACTGAGAACTTGTAGCCAATCATCCTCAAAGTTCTGTGTCACTCCCCTTTCCCACTGTGCCGACACCTTTGTTATCTTTGAGCAAGGGCCAGGGAAATCCAGACAGTCGACACTTGGCTTCTTTTCACTCTCCTTCTCAGGACATCTCTTCAGTCAGTGGTTCTGGATCTGGGATTCAAACAAGCCATAGTGGTGATTAAATCAGGGTCACATGTGGGCGCACACACCtagcttttctgttcttttctgttctgtttgggTATAGCTATTGGCCACCCCTGTGGCTGCTGTGTTGTAGTAACCACCACAGTCAGCTGTCATGTCTTCACTTGggtttcttgttttctctgttttggaTGGTCCTCGAGATTTGAAGAGGCAGAGCTGTCTTGATTCTGCCACCTTGGCACTGAAAATGGGTCTTCAAGCCACGAGATAGTTAAGTGCTGACTCTGAGTGGAGAGAGTCCATGGGTGTTGGGACTGCTGAGGAGCCTCAGTGACTGCTTTCCTCAGTTTTCCTTTGGCAGACATCAGCTGGGATGACCCGAGCACTAAGCACCAGGTGtgtggacagacacacagagctttatttttattatctaacTGTCCAGCTGATGGCAGTAAAGCAGACAGCTGCTCCCACAGTTTTTAGACAGGTATGGTCTGGACCAGGGGCTGTTTCCCATTCTCTAGGGCTCACTGAAAGATGAAGGCTTTCGCTATTGAGTGGTTTCCAGTGCTTCTTGTGTACTACATCTGTCTTCGTTGGAAGCAGTGCTGCTGTGAGTGTGCCTGCCTGTGCAGCATGCTGCTTGTCTGCCTGCTCAGGCCTGCTATTAGTAAAGCACCTCCATACTCTTGGGTTCTTTGTCCATGGATTCAGCTGGCTGCAGATCAGGAGTGTTTGGAAAACAAACATTTCATCTGTACTGAACACAgacaaatttttatgtatgtgtaattATCCCCTATACATTAGCATTACTTTAGATATTATAATCATCTAGATATCAGTTAGACAATCCCAGAGGTTGCGTGTGTAGGTTATATGCAAATGCCATTTCATGTTATGTGAGAGACTTAGAGGCTCTCAGGTTTTGAGCAAAGCAAGTGGCAGTGGGGCCACCTGACTTGTCTAGAGGCAGAGTCTCGGAAGCTGTGTGCTACTCTCCCTGCCCTCCTTCCCATTCTCACACACTTGAGTAGCCACTCACCTCACAAGCCCTTGTTGGTGTGAAATTGTGTAGTTAGCATGCCGtgattcattttaaatatgtgaaCAATTTCTTTTCTAGGATCTGAAGCCTAGCAACATTGTAGTAAAATCAGACTGTACCCTCAAGATCCTCGACTTTGGCTTGGCACGGACAGCCTGTACCAACTTTATGATGACTCCCTATGTGGTAACTCGCTACTATCGGGCTCCAGAAGTCATCCTGGGCATGGGCTACAAAGAGAATGGTAAGTATAGTTAGGACTCCAGACAGCAAACAGTAAGGTAGTGTTCCCATCATCACTGGCACGGCCCTCCTCAAGCATCACTGGAGACAGTTGAGCGCTGTGCTGCATATAGATCCTGTAATCCACAGAGAAGAGCTCGTGTATTTTCTCTTCCCATTTGTCAGTTTTCTTCccaactctggctggcctgaaactgccatagaactctgccagcctctgcctcccaaatgctggagttaaagacatgtgctaccatgctgAACCTCCATGTTTGATCAGAGTATCGTGCACTTGGACCCCTGTGCCTCTCTCCATGAGCCGGCCCACATCACCCACAGCACTGGGACCTCTGTGCTCTCATTACCCTGGTCACCCTCACTCTGAATGGTTTCGCTcccttttttaatatcttaatatgaggGGAATAATGcaccatgttttctttcatgaaaaGCTGATTTTTTTAGATCAAAACTTCACTTGTTCTAGCCATGTCAACTAAATAAATGCTAAACCTTAGCTATTAATAAATTCACGTGATTATTTATGAAAGAACAACAGGGGAGCTTTGCTAAAGTCTTCTGAGATGAGTTTAAATATGAATCTTTACACATACTTTGTTGCCTGCTCTAAGAGGCACAGTACTCCCCAGTAGCTGCCTGTGCTTAGCTCTCCCTTCCCTGTCTAAAGCACAGGACTTATCCAGGCCCCATGCTCCACTTCACACTAGAGGTCAGTTACAACAGAGCCATGCTCAAACAGGGCCTTACCCAGAGTCCAGCCATTACTAATAGGCTGCCACCTTTCTGATGTGGCAGTTTAAAAAATGGTCATTCAGATGTGTTGTCAGGAGTTTACAGAAGTTCCACCCAATGAGTATTTGCTGGGGCTGCCTGTGTCTGGGAGGTGGTGTAGAAACGGAGATGCAAGGCTCTCTGGCTGTTTTTTAATCACCTGATATTTGGTAGTGGACATCTGGTCTGTCGGGTGCATCATGGCAGAAATGGTCCTCCATAAAGTCCTGTTCCCAGGAAGAGACTGTATCCTTCACAGGGAGAGACCCAGTACTTGGCCctggaggctggggtgggggctggggatgtggcccTGAGAATTTCATGTTCATTAGCACTTTCtgtgtctggttttttgtttgttgctttttttaaagCTGTAAAGTATTGGATTCTTTGGCACTAAAACTACAGATTGCTGCAACTGAAGGCTGGAGGAGAGGTCAGCAATCATTTGTATTGTGTAAAAAGCGAACCCTTAGCTAGCCACTGATTTTTCCATGTCTGCGTGTCTAGTACACTGTTAGAATCCCTTTCTcctcacttttgttttgttcatgacacttcataattttatcatttcattttattttcagttgatATCTGGTCAGTGGGTTGCATCATGGGAGAGCTGGTGAAAGGTTGTGTGATATTCCAAGGTACTGACCGTATCCTTCCCCAGAACCTTGGCCCTGGCCATGGTCTCCATGCCAAGGGCAGCTTGATTGTGCCTATTTACTGAACACTCGGCAGGAACTGTCGGGTGCAGACTGGGGCTTCAGGGGGTCTTCTTTTTAAACTGGTGTCACAGGCCAAGTGGTTCAGTTTTATACTTTCACTCAAATACCTGTGACAATTTTGTTAATCTACATCAGGTATATTAGCTCTTTTATCAGAAATAGCTAGATGTGTAAAATTATTATCTTTGTTAAATGTCTGGTATTTAAGTGGAAATACTATTTTACAAATTAGTTGATTCTGTTAATTAACCGGGAAAGGGGCAGTCTAAACTTAATAGGATAACATGCATGTGTGATTTAAGTCATTTATGATTCTGCTAGTTACTGGTATGATTTAAGAGCTGAGGCAGGCTATGCAGAGTTAAGTGAACAGGTTAAGTGAAACTTGTATCAGAAGCAATATATTACACTATCTCATTTGTTACTTTGTTGACATTTTATAGGCATTTCTAAAGACTCCAGGCAGAGAGGTATCTGTGACACACTGGGGAAGGTAAATGTAAACACAATAGATGACTCCTACAGTGGTCAGCAAGTCACATCTGCAGGAGGTTTTGTAAAGGGAGCAGACAGCATAGGGCGCTAGCTCTGTCTCCTTGTGCCGTCTTCCATCTTTCACATTCTTCACGCTAACACACTTCTTCATGCTTTCCATTTGTGTTTAACCCCTTATATTTTCATtggtctttgattttgtttttgtcatgaaagCTTACTGTGTCCTCTGTCTGGTAGCAGACCCATGCTTCAAGAGAAATCAGGCTCTATAGTCAGGGTTTGAAATGTGTGTACTTCACAAAAAGGGCTTTAATGTTTATAATTTCATGAAGAcaacttacttaaaatattaatcCCTCACAATATGAGCTTAGAATGAACATATTTTATTCCACTCCTTCCTTCACATTTTCCTCATAAGTTACAAAATATGCAAAGTTAAATATAGCATTTTATTTGCTCTAGTAATTTCTCTggctttttttctataattttaccTTGGATTTACTTGTAGTGTTATAAATAAGGaagtctttattttataaataaaatcaactaaAGGGAAAGTTGAGGTGTTCTGCAGCCAGAGACTTAGAAACACTGTGTGGACTTGTCATGAATGGTCAAGGTGATGGGCTGTAATGTTAGTTAAGAGTAATTTTGTAACATTTCttatttgcttacatttttttatatattaataattactttttccaaaaagtaaaaataaatttaatatgaaTGTACTTTTGcatgtattttaataattttaaattataatttaaaatactttatatattaacATGTTATAATAGCAGTAGTTGATGTTTTACATATAAGGTCACTTAAAGTGCTTTAAAGTCACATTGAAATTAACATTCTTTTCTAAAAGAAgttttgcttacattttcaaagattaaataaaaagttgGGCGATTTATAGAAAGGCTCCAGAAACCAAGCTGAGGTTCTCAAGAGGTTTGCCTATGATGTTGGTAGAAAAGTGAATGTTGTCCTCATGGTGGCTTGTGAGAAAGAAACACTTGAGCCAGGCTACCAGAAGCCTAAGCTCAGACGGTGCCCACAGCAGCTGTGCATCCTAGAGAAATTTGGATCTCTCTGGGCtatgcttcctttttttaaaaaaaaaaaaaatgaagcctatGCTCCACCCACCCAGAAAGTCCACCATGCTTTCTCAGGTAAGCCGCACCTGCACCCCATGCCACCTCCCGTCATCTATCAAAATGGCCCTGTGGCACTAAGCCAGACATAATATTGAGTACCTGCCCATCCAGGTGATGGGGTAAAAGGTTCACTGCCAAGATGAGTTGAAAGTAGATTTTCTGGAACAGTAAGAAGTAGGTGGCAGAGCAGATGCTCAGAGGCACCCAGAAAGAGATGGCAGAGGCTCACTCCAGGCCAGTTGGACTGATGGCAGGCAGGGTTGGGCCTATAGTCTGCATTTGCTCTGAGGGGCTATCCTTCAAACAACTTTGTGGATTTGGAGTATCTAATCTATGAAGTGTGGAATTCAAAGGAAAGGtttggaataaagaaaatgtggaaactGTTGGTCTGTTGGTAGCACTGAAACCTTGAGCTGGTGCTAAGCATTAAAGAGATGTGCAAAGGCTCGTGGAAAAGGAGTAAGGACTTAGAACTGACCACTGGGTTTAGTGGGTGCCTCAGGCAACCTTAGTGGAAACAGTTGTCCAGACGACTAAGGAAGAGGCCTGATGAGAGTGTGTTCTGGAGAGAACAAGGGGGTAAGAATTAGAGATGCAGGTCTCAGAAAGCAGGGGCTGGAAATGTCAAAGGAAAGTGGTTGCTGTTAGCATGGAAGAGCATCATGCTTGAGTGATAACAGAAGGTTCCATAGGGATCACATTGGGGTTGGAACAGCAAGAAACAAGAATAAGAGACAGTCGTCCTTCAGTAGGTGAGAGGGTGAGGTAGGTGGGCTTGGCTTTTAGCCAGGAGCCCAGATGGTTCTCAGTGGTAAACAGCATAAGATATGGGGGTGGGGTATCACAGCACTTTATGATTAGTCTTCACAGTGAGCAGCGAGCATGAGGGAGAGGTGTTAAAGTATAAGAGGGATACATATGAGCCAGGTGTCCTATTTTGGCTAAGCACTGAGATAAAATGTGTGCACCATTCTGATTTGGCAgagtgggagaaaggagagaagaaggaagaggatttGCTCAGGATTTGATTCTGAACCCATTTCCTGAGCAGGTCTTCCAAATTAGCACTCGGGAAGAACAGAGTCTGTGTGGCTGCCCTAGGTGCTTCCCCAGTGCTTCCATGCATATTCTGGGAGAGACTGTTACATTCTAAGCTCTTGCTTATGTGATTTCATAGCTTGCATTGTCTTGTGTACCTGTTTACAGTTTCACTGTCACTTTCTACAGATATCGTCCCAGTCATCCTAAGTGTAACAAGTACCTTGAGAGCTAGGCAAGGCTGGGGTCAGCTGCCCCAAGAGTGGGGAGGTTGCTCTGAGGAGGACTGACTCCGGCACCTTGACTAGGTAGTGCATGCTGACTGTGAACCCAAGGTCATGtactttgaaaggaagaaagaacacattACTAGATGCTGAAGGGATGGGCTGGTGCCAAGAGAAACAGAATGGCCTCTGAAAGCATCATTGTCTAAGGCAGTTTCAGGAGGGAGTGTGGTCTGTGGGATAGGCTAGAACTtaggctcctccctcccctctccatgctgcCCTTGGTCACCCTGTCTCCCAGGCTTTGCTGTCCAGCTGCAAGAGAGGTCAAACTGATCTCACAAGCTCTTCTCTCACTTAGAAAGAGATCTGTAAAGCTAAGGTAGCTTTAGTATGAACATTGATTTCAGTTTGCTTTTGTGTTTAATCATTTATCTCATAGGTTAAATCATTTctgtcataattttattttgaattataataGGAAACATAGATTATGTTGATTTAATGAGCCCTGATCATACTTTTTAAGATTCAGAGTATAAGAGCTTTTGTTAAGTGATTTAGAAATCCAAACCTTATTTAAGTATTATCCCAAAATGATTTTGCTGATCCTCTAGGGTAGCCTAGTTACTTACTTGTTCCTAGATATAAACACAACTTTCCTGTGCATGAGAGTACTGCATGTATTATGACTATGAAGCATTTTAGTTGTATTTTCCTCAAGAGAATCCTTAgatattgatcaatggaataaagtTATTGAACAGCTAGGAACACCATCCGCGGAGTTTATGAAGAAACTTCAGCCAACTGTAAGGAATTATGTGGAAAACAGACCAAAGTACCCTGGAATCAAATTTGAAGAGCTCTTTCCAGATTGGATATTTCCGTCAGAGTCTGAGCgagacaaaataaaaagtaaggcATTCTTTTATCCCGCACTTGTTTCTCTAACGTCTGAACTCTAAAGCCCATGTATGTTAAGAGGTACAGTAATGGAAACCCTGAAATAGAGGCTCTTACAGTCTGGCATTCAAAGGCACCATAGAGGGAGAGCTTTAAAGGCCAAGAGTCTTGTTTGACCTTGTTAAGACAGTGTAACCAAATATACCCATCAGTCTGGAAAACCCTTAGGTTACAGGGTAGGAAAATGCCTCAGGTAGAAATACTTGTCCTGCAAGTGTGAGAACTTAAGTTTGTGTCCGCAGCATCCCTCAGGAAGCACAAACATGGCTGCCTGTGCCCGTGCCCCACACCCTAGGGTTAAGAACAGTGAAACTTGCTGGCCAACCAACCAGTCTAGGAGAACTGGGCACTTCCactccagtgagagaccctgtcataaaGGAATGAGGGGAAGAACAATAAGGCAAGACAGCCAACTCCCCCCCAGCTTCAGAGTACATCTTACCCTCACActcaaacattcatatacatataccatacacattcatgcatacacacataagacCCATATTGTGATGTCACTAATCCAaattcaaaacaatttaaaatatataaagaatacttCAGTAAGGATTCTAGTCAGAAACCATTGAGTGCGGCCCAGTGGGAAAGGCCCTCGCTGCCCTTCTGTGTCCTTCCTAGAATGTGGTCACCTGAGGAAAAACAATAGCTTTCTGTCCTCTACACCAGGGCGAGCAGCACCTTGGTCACAAAAGCCTTTCCTTGGCTGTATATGAACTTTTCATTGCTGAGACCTTACTGAGCCttcttaattaagttaattagcttcttggtttttttcttaGCTACTGACCtctagattaaaaagaaaagcactgtTGACAGCTAGGCAAAGCAGTGTGTCTGTGAAGCTCTATTCTGGGACGTGGATTACTCTGAAAGTTTTAAATTTGTTCTAGTGTGACACAAAGAACAATACTCCTGATACTTCATGTCCACACTCCTGGCAACACAATCCTAAGAGAGGTGCTTGCTACCTACTGTGCTGTGGCTTTATAGCTTCAGGTCATCTGACACTGGTCTGAGTTTGTAATAGTGGCCATTGGACTTTTAAAGGTTTGAGCCGTGTTGATCTTGAACCTCTTAAACATTTTCTGAAGTCATCATGTCTCTTTACCCTCCATACTCTCACATTTGATTCTTTATTGTGTGGTTTCCTCTTTTTCACGGTAGCAACGTAAGTACATCATTTGTTTACACCCTAGCAAGTCAAGCCAGAGATCTGTTATCGAAAATGTTAGTGATTGACCCAGACAAGCGGATCTCTGTGGATGAAGCCTTGCGCCACCCGTATATTACTGTTTGGTATGACCCTGCTGAAGCAGAAGCGGTAAGTTCTCTTTGGAGAAAATGTCTGTGTAGAGGGCTGACTTTAAAATCCAGGGCCCACTGTCTTtggatcttctttctttctcttggcccACGGTGGCTACATGAAGATAGCAGGTTGTTAGTTTTAGGACCCTGACTTTAAAGAGAGAACAAGCGCTATCTGGGCCTAGGTTGGTACCCCTGATGGCACCTGCTGCCAGGGCTTTAGCTGCAGAGTGCTTAGGAGTGTACTGTGCTGTATGCTGGCCTTATGTTTCAAAAGCTGATgtgtaataataatttataaagtgTCTGCTTCATGCCTGGCAGTGGGCCATGAGCTTTGCTTACATCTT
This window contains:
- the Mapk9 gene encoding mitogen-activated protein kinase 9 isoform X6, with translation MSDSKSDGQFYSVQVADSTFTVLKRYQQLKPIGSGAQGIVCAAFDTVLGINVAVKKLSRPFQNQTHAKRAYRELVLLKCVNHKNIISLLNVFTPQKTLEEFQDVYLVMELMDANLCQVIHMELDHERMSYLLYQMLCGIKHLHSAGIIHRDLKPSNIVVKSDCTLKILDFGLARTACTNFMMTPYVVTRYYRAPEVILGMGYKENVDIWSVGCIMAEMVLHKVLFPGRDYIDQWNKVIEQLGTPSAEFMKKLQPTVRNYVENRPKYPGIKFEELFPDWIFPSESERDKIKTSQARDLLSKMLVIDPDKRISVDEALRHPYITVWYDPAEAEAPPPQIYDAQLEEREHAIEEWKELIYKEVMDWEERSKNGVKDQPSAQMQQ
- the Mapk9 gene encoding mitogen-activated protein kinase 9 isoform X2 → MSDSKSDGQFYSVQVADSTFTVLKRYQQLKPIGSGAQGIVCAAFDTVLGINVAVKKLSRPFQNQTHAKRAYRELVLLKCVNHKNIISLLNVFTPQKTLEEFQDVYLVMELMDANLCQVIHMELDHERMSYLLYQMLCGIKHLHSAGIIHRDLKPSNIVVKSDCTLKILDFGLARTACTNFMMTPYVVTRYYRAPEVILGMGYKENVDIWSVGCIMAEMVLHKVLFPGRDYIDQWNKVIEQLGTPSAEFMKKLQPTVRNYVENRPKYPGIKFEELFPDWIFPSESERDKIKTSQARDLLSKMLVIDPDKRISVDEALRHPYITVWYDPAEAEAPPPQIYDAQLEEREHAIEEWKELIYKEVMDWEERSKNGVKDQPSDAAVSSKATPSQSSSINDISSMSTEHTLASDTDSSLDASTGPLEGCR
- the Mapk9 gene encoding mitogen-activated protein kinase 9 isoform X4 translates to MVRQSAAATSLARQSAAFDTVLGINVAVKKLSRPFQNQTHAKRAYRELVLLKCVNHKNIISLLNVFTPQKTLEEFQDVYLVMELMDANLCQVIHMELDHERMSYLLYQMLCGIKHLHSAGIIHRDLKPSNIVVKSDCTLKILDFGLARTACTNFMMTPYVVTRYYRAPEVILGMGYKENVDIWSVGCIMAEMVLHKVLFPGRDYIDQWNKVIEQLGTPSAEFMKKLQPTVRNYVENRPKYPGIKFEELFPDWIFPSESERDKIKTSQARDLLSKMLVIDPDKRISVDEALRHPYITVWYDPAEAEAPPPQIYDAQLEEREHAIEEWKELIYKEVMDWEERSKNGVKDQPSDAAVSSKATPSQSSSINDISSMSTEHTLASDTDSSLDASTGPLEGCR
- the Mapk9 gene encoding mitogen-activated protein kinase 9 isoform X3, coding for MVRQSAAATSLARQSAAFDTVLGINVAVKKLSRPFQNQTHAKRAYRELVLLKCVNHKNIISLLNVFTPQKTLEEFQDVYLVMELMDANLCQVIHMELDHERMSYLLYQMLCGIKHLHSAGIIHRDLKPSNIVVKSDCTLKILDFGLARTACTNFMMTPYVVTRYYRAPEVILGMGYKENVDIWSVGCIMGELVKGCVIFQGTDHIDQWNKVIEQLGTPSAEFMKKLQPTVRNYVENRPKYPGIKFEELFPDWIFPSESERDKIKTSQARDLLSKMLVIDPDKRISVDEALRHPYITVWYDPAEAEAPPPQIYDAQLEEREHAIEEWKELIYKEVMDWEERSKNGVKDQPSDAAVSSKATPSQSSSINDISSMSTEHTLASDTDSSLDASTGPLEGCR
- the Mapk9 gene encoding mitogen-activated protein kinase 9 isoform X5; translated protein: MSDSKSDGQFYSVQVADSTFTVLKRYQQLKPIGSGAQGIVCAAFDTVLGINVAVKKLSRPFQNQTHAKRAYRELVLLKCVNHKNIISLLNVFTPQKTLEEFQDVYLVMELMDANLCQVIHMELDHERMSYLLYQMLCGIKHLHSAGIIHRDLKPSNIVVKSDCTLKILDFGLARTACTNFMMTPYVVTRYYRAPEVILGMGYKENVDIWSVGCIMGELVKGCVIFQGTDHIDQWNKVIEQLGTPSAEFMKKLQPTVRNYVENRPKYPGIKFEELFPDWIFPSESERDKIKTSQARDLLSKMLVIDPDKRISVDEALRHPYITVWYDPAEAEAPPPQIYDAQLEEREHAIEEWKELIYKEVMDWEERSKNGVKDQPSAQMQQ
- the Mapk9 gene encoding mitogen-activated protein kinase 9 isoform X1, whose translation is MSDSKSDGQFYSVQVADSTFTVLKRYQQLKPIGSGAQGIVCAAFDTVLGINVAVKKLSRPFQNQTHAKRAYRELVLLKCVNHKNIISLLNVFTPQKTLEEFQDVYLVMELMDANLCQVIHMELDHERMSYLLYQMLCGIKHLHSAGIIHRDLKPSNIVVKSDCTLKILDFGLARTACTNFMMTPYVVTRYYRAPEVILGMGYKENVDIWSVGCIMGELVKGCVIFQGTDHIDQWNKVIEQLGTPSAEFMKKLQPTVRNYVENRPKYPGIKFEELFPDWIFPSESERDKIKTSQARDLLSKMLVIDPDKRISVDEALRHPYITVWYDPAEAEAPPPQIYDAQLEEREHAIEEWKELIYKEVMDWEERSKNGVKDQPSDAAVSSKATPSQSSSINDISSMSTEHTLASDTDSSLDASTGPLEGCR